The Nocardioides sp. cx-173 genome segment CACGGCTCGCCGGGGCACGGCCGCTCGCACGTGATGCCGGCGATCGTGCCGCCGTCAGCGACGGTGCCGGTCCTCGGCGGCCGGCTGGCCCTGGGCACCTGGCAGAGCGTGTGCCTGGTCGACCTCAACGTCGACAACCCCGAGCGCGAGGTGCGGTTCAGCTTCCTCGGCTGACCGTGCCGCTCGGTCCGCCCGTCCGTCGTCAGCGGGCGGGCGGGTGCGCGTCGACGCCGTGCTCGGCCAGTAGGTCCACGAGGACCGCAGGTCCCTGCGTGTGCTCCCAGTGCACCGCCTCGAGGCCGGCAGCGCGGGCACCCTCGACGTTGGCGAGGCCGTCGTCGACGAAGAGGATGGCGGAGGGGTTTGCTCCGATCCGGCGGGCGGCCTCGATGAAGAAGGCCGGGTCGGGCTTGGTGAGCCCCAGGTCGTAGGAGTAGCAGCTGACGTCGAAGAGCTCGTCGTAGCCCAGCGCGGTGCGCATGTGCTCTGCGCGGCGCCGCTCCTGGTTGGTCCCGAGGTGGACGCCGTAGCCGTTGCGACGCAGCGCGTGGATGAGCGCGAAGGTCTCCTCGATCCGTTCGATGCGCTGCCAGACGGCGCGGTGGACGACCTCGGCCGGCTCGGCGACGCCGTGCTCGGCCAGGGCGGCTGCCAGCAGGGGCAGGAAGTCGCCCTGGCCGGAGAGCGTGGGCCGCTCGTCACGCCACGCCGCGTGCAGGAACTCCCGCGCCCGGTCGCCGAGGAACGGCTCCACGGCGGCGTACCAGCCGCCGGGCAGCACCTGGATGACGCCGTCGGCGTCGAAGAGCACGTGCCGGACCGCGTGGACGGGGACGACGGGGGTGCTGGACGGCATGAGGAAATCCTGGACGAGGCGCGGCGCCCTTGTCCGATCGATGGTGCTCCGACACCTCTTGTTCGGTCGAACAGGTGTTCGACTACCCTGGGAGCATGGCACTTGTCGCACCACCCGGATGGCCGCGCGGGGTCCGCCCGCCGGACGCCCCCGACTGGGAGCGCACGGCCGCCGACTGGCTGCTCGACCAGTGCCCGCCGGACTACCGCCGCTACGCCGGGCTGCGCCGACACGTGGTGGTGCTGGCGCGCTTCGCGGTCCTGCACGTCGAGGCCAGCCAGGCCGCCTGCCGGCGCGGGATGAGCGAGGCGCGGGCCGATCTGCGCGAAGTGGCCACCGACGCGGTCGTCGAGGCCGCGGTCCAGACCTTCCAGCTCGAGGACGCCCGGCTGCTCCGGCTGCGCCGCGAGGTCGGGCTGGTCGAGGAGGCGCTGCGCGGGCGGCGCTACGTCGCGCGGCTGTAGCCCTACGGCAGCGGGTCGGCCGAGCCGAGGCGCCAGAGCGCCAACCCATGCAGGTCGAGGTCGTCGGCGAGTCGGGCCCGCAGCCGCCAGGAGCGGCGGTCGGACCACCACAGCACGGTGCCGTCAGACAGCCGGGCCGACCACTCGCCGTAGGCCGGGTGCCAGACCGCGCGGGCGCCGTCCTTCCGGACCAGTCGTCGCGCTCCGGCGACGGTGACCGTGCGGCCGGTGCCGCGGCGCGGCCACGTGTAGCCGTAGCCGGCGACGCCGAGGTCCAGCTGCCCCGCGGGCACGGCCTGGCGCGCGGCGCGGATTGCCTGGCGCTGCCAGCGCAGTGGGCCGATCGGACCCGGCCCGGACCAGGTCGGGCCGTGGTAGTCGTAGGCCATCAGCACGATCACGTCGGCCGCGTCGGCGAGGGCCGCGAGTCGGTAGCCGTGCGCCCGGTACGCCGCCAGGCTGGTCGACGCGCTCACGTCGATCGAGACGCTCTTCTCCTCGGGCATCAGCGCCTGGAGCCGCCGCACCAGCCGGACCAGCCCGCCGGCGCGGTGGCGCGGCACCAGCTCCAGGTCGACGTTGACGCCGTCCCAGCCCTGCGCGGCCACGAAGCCGGCCAGTCGCCGCGCCACCCGCTCGATGTTGGCGCGGCTGCCGAGCAGCCGGCTCGCAGCGCGGCGGTCGAAGGCGCCGAGCCGGTTGCTGTAGTTGCTGACGATCAGCTCGCCGCGCAGCCCGCGGCGCTCGGCGGTGCCCGCGAGACGGCGGGTGCCGGCGTCCGGGCGCAGCACGCGCCGTCCGTCGGCGGTGATGCTGACCCCGGCCACCGTCAGGGTGGTGAGCGCGTGCGCCTCGCGGCCGACGAGCCGGTCGCTGGCGCTGCCCAGCGCGAAGCCGGTGACGGCGGGCTCGTCGGCTGCGGAGGCCGTGGGCAGCGCGGTGGTGAGCAGTGCGGCTGTGAGCGCTGCGGCCAACGGAAGCGAGCGATGCCGAGTCATGGGTCCACCTTGTCATCCCGGTGGCAGGGTGATCCGGCACTACGGTGGGCGCCGTGCACCGCTTCTCGAGCATCGTCCTGGTAGACCGTCGCGGTCGAGTCCTGCTGCAGGAGCGCGACTCCCGTCCCCGATACGACCCCGACCGCTGGGGCTATCCCGGCGGCGCGGTGGAGCCGGGGGAGGACTACGAGCAGGCGGCGTACCGCGAGCTGGAGGAGGAGACCGGCGTGCGCCTGGCACCGGGCACGCTGGAGCTGGTGGGGGAGTTCCATTTCTGGAGCGAGCCCTGCGGGGAGACCGACGAGTTCTGCCTCTACGCCGCCGGGACCGACCTCACCGAGGTGGCGTGCCACGAGGGCCGGCAGATGGTCTTCGTCGACCCGGCGGTCGCGCTCGACCTGGACCTGACGGCGTCGGCGCGCCACACGCTGAGTGACTTCCTCGCCTCCGCCATGTACGAGAGGGTGGCGCCATGACCTCGACCTTCACCGTCATCCCCGTCCCCGGCCACGGAGCGGAGGACGTCGTGGTCGCCACGAGCGGCCCCGACGAGGGGGCGGTGTTCACCGGCACCGAGGACGGCGCGATCCTCCGGGTCAGCCCCGACGGGCAGCAGGTCGAACGCGTCGCCCACACCGGCGGCCGCCCGCTCGGCATCGAGCTCGACCTCGACGGCCGGCTCGTGGTCTGCGACGCCCGCCGTGGCCTGCTGCGGGTCGATCCGGCCAGCGGGGCGGTCGAGACGGTCACCGACAGCGTGGGTGGCGCCCCGATGAGGTTCTGCAACAACGCCGCGGTGGCCTCGGACGGCACGGTGTGGTTCAGCGACTCCTCGACGCGCTACGGCATCGAGCGCTGGAAGGACGACTTCCTCCAGAACACCCGCACGGGGCGGCTGCTGAGGCTCACCACCGACGGCACCGTCGAGGTGGTGCTCGACGGGCTGGCCTTCGCCAACGGCGTGGCGCTGTCGGCCGCGGAGGACTTCGTCTGCGTCGCCGAGTCCGGGGCGCGCACCGTCGTACGCCGCTGGCTCACCGGCAACCGCGCCGGCATGCGCGACCTGCTCTGCTCGGGGCTGCCGGGCTACCCCGACAACATCGCCCGGGGCAGCGACGGGCTGATCTGGGTGACGATCGGAAGCCCGGTCGACCCGCTCGTCGAGCGCCTCCAGAGCGGACCCATGGCCTTGCGCAAGCTGGCGACCAGGATCCCGGAGCGGCTGCAGCCCAAGCCGAAGCAGACCGTGCGCGTGCAGGCCTACGACGACGCAGGCAAGCTGGTGCACGACCTCGACGTGACGCCGGGCGAGCACGGGGCGTCGTACCACATGGTCACGGGCGTGCGAGAGCACGACGGCCGGGTCTGGATGGGCAGTCTGCACGAGCCGGCCATCGCCGTGCTGGATCGTTGATCGCGGACCGTGACCCGTAAACTCGCGGCCATGGGTGTCCTGGATTCGATCGCCGGACCGCGCGACCTGCGGGGTCTCTCCGACGACGAGCTGACGGCGCTGGCCGCGGAGATCCGGGACCGGCTCGTGCAGGCCTGCTCGCGGGTGGGCGGGCACCTCGGTCCCAACCTCGGTGTCGTCGAGCTGACGCTGGCGATCCACCGGGTCTTCGAGTCCCCGCGTGACCGGGTGGTCTTCGACACCGGCCACCAGTCCTACGTGCACAAGATGCTTACCGGGCGCGCCGAC includes the following:
- a CDS encoding HAD family hydrolase, which codes for MPSSTPVVPVHAVRHVLFDADGVIQVLPGGWYAAVEPFLGDRAREFLHAAWRDERPTLSGQGDFLPLLAAALAEHGVAEPAEVVHRAVWQRIERIEETFALIHALRRNGYGVHLGTNQERRRAEHMRTALGYDELFDVSCYSYDLGLTKPDPAFFIEAARRIGANPSAILFVDDGLANVEGARAAGLEAVHWEHTQGPAVLVDLLAEHGVDAHPPAR
- a CDS encoding glycosyl hydrolase family 18 protein yields the protein MTRHRSLPLAAALTAALLTTALPTASAADEPAVTGFALGSASDRLVGREAHALTTLTVAGVSITADGRRVLRPDAGTRRLAGTAERRGLRGELIVSNYSNRLGAFDRRAASRLLGSRANIERVARRLAGFVAAQGWDGVNVDLELVPRHRAGGLVRLVRRLQALMPEEKSVSIDVSASTSLAAYRAHGYRLAALADAADVIVLMAYDYHGPTWSGPGPIGPLRWQRQAIRAARQAVPAGQLDLGVAGYGYTWPRRGTGRTVTVAGARRLVRKDGARAVWHPAYGEWSARLSDGTVLWWSDRRSWRLRARLADDLDLHGLALWRLGSADPLP
- a CDS encoding NUDIX domain-containing protein — encoded protein: MHRFSSIVLVDRRGRVLLQERDSRPRYDPDRWGYPGGAVEPGEDYEQAAYRELEEETGVRLAPGTLELVGEFHFWSEPCGETDEFCLYAAGTDLTEVACHEGRQMVFVDPAVALDLDLTASARHTLSDFLASAMYERVAP
- a CDS encoding SMP-30/gluconolactonase/LRE family protein — protein: MTSTFTVIPVPGHGAEDVVVATSGPDEGAVFTGTEDGAILRVSPDGQQVERVAHTGGRPLGIELDLDGRLVVCDARRGLLRVDPASGAVETVTDSVGGAPMRFCNNAAVASDGTVWFSDSSTRYGIERWKDDFLQNTRTGRLLRLTTDGTVEVVLDGLAFANGVALSAAEDFVCVAESGARTVVRRWLTGNRAGMRDLLCSGLPGYPDNIARGSDGLIWVTIGSPVDPLVERLQSGPMALRKLATRIPERLQPKPKQTVRVQAYDDAGKLVHDLDVTPGEHGASYHMVTGVREHDGRVWMGSLHEPAIAVLDR